One window of the Cryptomeria japonica chromosome 7, Sugi_1.0, whole genome shotgun sequence genome contains the following:
- the LOC131056904 gene encoding toll/interleukin-1 receptor-like protein, producing the protein MASTSRHPELEITNAFEGIAPSASTSGRSTDRKLPYDVFINHRGPDVKHTLAATLYKTLTGMGLRVFLDKEELELGDFPPAEIEEAMRSASLHIAILSQNYAQSPWCLAELSFILKTGIPIIPVFYHVEPADIRYATGVYAGAFSEDQKHVLLVERDLMVDIVDKFKPNLCR; encoded by the coding sequence ATGGCATCTACTTCTAGGCACCCAGAACTTGAGATTACAAATGCTTTTGAAGGGATCGCACCATCTGCATCTACTTCTGGTAGATCTACAGACAGAAAGCTGCCATACGATGTATTTATTAACCATCGTGGCCCCGATGTCAAACACACACTCGCAGCCACTCTGTATAAGACCCTCACTGGCATGGGATTGAGGGTTTTTCTTGATAAAGAAGAGCTTGAGTTGGGGGATTTCCCGCCTGCGGAAATAGAAGAAGCGATGCGCAGTGCTTCGCTTCATATAGCTATACTTTCTCAGAATTATGCACAATCTCCATGGTGTTTGGCAGAGCTTTCCTTTATTCTCAAAACGGGCATCCCAATTATTCCAGTTTTCTACCATGTTGAGCCTGCTGATATTCGATATGCGACAGGAGTCTATGCTGGGGCATTTTCTGAAGATCAAAAGCATGTACTGTTGGTTGAGAGGGATCTCATGGTGGATATAGTCGACAAATTTAAGCCAAACTTATGTAGATGA